TTCATTTGACTGCTCATGGCAATATTGAGCAGCAAGTTCTGGATGCATTTCGTGGATCGATTCGATGGTCTGAGCACCTTTCCCGGTTAGATCAGTTATGTAAAAGCAATGTGCAGTGATATCTGCAGTTATCCCAAGGTTGAATTTTTGATTTTCGTCAGATGAAATGTTCCATTCAATCATACTAGTATTCAGTATCGTTGTAATCGAATAATCCGTATCATAGAGTACTTCATAGGTAACAGAACCAGCAAGAACTGATGGCAGTTCACAGCGATACAGAATCTCATAGCTTCCTGTGCCTGTTGGGTGAACAGTATATCCATATGACAAAGTATATTGGATGTGTGTTGGTGATTCCACATATTTTATTGAAGAGAGATCAGAGATCAATTCAGTACAACCAGATATCAGAAAGATACTTATGACAACAAAACAACTAACAGCAGAATTTTTGAATCTTATTTTTTTTGTCATACGTTATTTTCTTCTAAATAAACCAGGTTTTTTCATATGTGACAGATTATATCGGCAACCAGTATTCATAGGGCATCTGTGGCAGGCAGGTTCTTTTGGATAACAGAAGTTTTTGCCAAGTTGTGCCAATGATTCAAGATACTTGTATGGATTTTCGTTCATCTTTTCAGCTTCAGAGGAGAGAAACTGGATTGCCTCTGTCGGATCTGTGGTTTTCACCCAGCCAAGACGAATTGCAACACGAGTGACAATTACTGCTTTTTCAGTAGGACCATTATTTTCTGCTGACGCAACTTGTTCTGGAGCACGTACTGGTACTTGTCGTGGTGGTGCCTGCATCTTTGGCATTTTTGGTTTAAAGTCAGTAGGATCGACATCCTTGTAGATTGTTACTGATTTACCACCATGATTGGTTTCACGGGTGCGAATTTCAGTAAGAATTGGAATTTGGATGCTTGCACCAGATATCAAAGCAACACCGATAGGGAGACGTTGTATTTCATCAGCAGTCTGTGTTGTTAATCCTTCTACTGATTGAGTGATTGCCTTCAGATCATTTGGGTTTGTTACTTTTAAAATGATGTTCGTGTTGCACTGTGAAATAATGTTTTTATCGATTTTTGCGGGTCGTTGGCTGATGACGCAGAGCCCCATACCAAATTTCCTTCCTTCAGATGCAACAGTTCGGAGAATACTTGATGAAACCGCATTTCCAAATCCTCGCTCAGGACAATAATTATGTGCTTCTTCAACAATTAAGAGAAACGGAGGGATTTTCCCGAGTTTTCGATCTTCGAAGAGTTCTTTGGTTAATCGAGCAACAACAACATCTTGAATATCTGGGGGGACTCCCTTCATATTGATAATGGAACATTGACCTTTTTTCACAAGCTCGCTGGTTTGAGTCCCTTTTTCAGAAAAAACACCGATGGATTCAAGAGATTCAAGTGATGCTATGACATTCCATCGAGCATTGCTTTTACTTTTTTCAACTGCTTCGATAATGTCATGTAATGAATAGACTTGTTTGAATTCTTTCATTTCTTTGACTGCTTGATATAAGGTACCAACCTGAGGTCCTGAGAGTTTTGCTTGGAGTAACTCTACGATTTCTCGCCCCTCCAGATTCATACCATTTAATGTGAGATGACGCACCTCGTTGTTACCACCAAGAGGAGAATAGAGAACAATTTGATCGGCATATGAAGTTGGTTTCACATTAAATTTTTCCATGTTTTTGAGATCTTTTTTATCTTTATTTGGTTGAGTGAGTGAAATGTATTCACCGTGAGTGTCGATGATCACCATTGAGACTTTTTTCTTCAGTAATTCTTCAACAAGTACTCCACAGGCGTAGCTTTTTCCACCACCTGTTTTTGCAAGAACGCAGACATGTTTTTGAACGAGGGAATCAATATTGAGATACACTGGAAGATTATGGCCTTTTAACAAGCCAATATACGCTCCGGTGTCTTTGTCAGGATGTAACCCAAGAACATGACGGATGAGATCTTCTT
The nucleotide sequence above comes from Candidatus Thermoplasmatota archaeon. Encoded proteins:
- a CDS encoding DUF87 domain-containing protein, yielding MPEQKSDEFVGIIYGDVGSTAFNFTVDGHNIRKFDYVAAPHEEGYVLAQVLDIKGRSDLKFEDAVSVKTNGTLPQFKTDISAYAGVIGFRDKEGILQVPRTPFEPGARIMVAQEDLIRHVLGLHPDKDTGAYIGLLKGHNLPVYLNIDSLVQKHVCVLAKTGGGKSYACGVLVEELLKKKVSMVIIDTHGEYISLTQPNKDKKDLKNMEKFNVKPTSYADQIVLYSPLGGNNEVRHLTLNGMNLEGREIVELLQAKLSGPQVGTLYQAVKEMKEFKQVYSLHDIIEAVEKSKSNARWNVIASLESLESIGVFSEKGTQTSELVKKGQCSIINMKGVPPDIQDVVVARLTKELFEDRKLGKIPPFLLIVEEAHNYCPERGFGNAVSSSILRTVASEGRKFGMGLCVISQRPAKIDKNIISQCNTNIILKVTNPNDLKAITQSVEGLTTQTADEIQRLPIGVALISGASIQIPILTEIRTRETNHGGKSVTIYKDVDPTDFKPKMPKMQAPPRQVPVRAPEQVASAENNGPTEKAVIVTRVAIRLGWVKTTDPTEAIQFLSSEAEKMNENPYKYLESLAQLGKNFCYPKEPACHRCPMNTGCRYNLSHMKKPGLFRRK